In one Vulgatibacter incomptus genomic region, the following are encoded:
- a CDS encoding ABC transporter permease — MGGKGSFGLLLRLALRSLFGHRVKVLIVGSLLAFGTFLLVFGTTLLSNIERAMEASVTGSLTGQIQLVSKKAKDDLAFYGPAAASEQDVGVIESFAEVRDAVLSIPNVKAVIPMGRHVAQPLLGNELDETLAELRKALDDGDASRRDRLVRKLRRTTGLLLDSNLRRLELTAHPEDILAENADLEKAGSDELWANFAAHPQPVLEFMDTRIAKLADEGWTHYIPFIGTDLDAFAKSFESFELVEGEKVPTGHRGFLFNKTFFEDFSKNKVARMLDKVREARDLDGKRIATDPGLQEEVKSLAKFTRYVTQQLDAEDAAAVEAELSRIVPDATGDLDEKVAALLAVDDTSFDARYAFFYDVIAPKIRLYKVKVGDTFTMRSMTRAGYPKAVNVKVYGTFRFNGLERSTLASAYCLMDLMSFRDLFGLMTVEKRAELDSIRAEVGLAELGRDDAEDALFGSEAEVEEHESAGGIDLGSRIAATSGAANVIDTFDPADLDKGTVLHAALLLKDPSRLSDTIERIEAVAASRGLEVKPLPWLSVTGIVGQLILVLRAVLYITIAIIFLVALVIINNSMVMATMDRVAEIGTMRAIGAKRRFVLALFLFETLILGAFASGTGAGLATALTLFLGKVGLPASSSDFLIFLFGGPALYPTVGVAQLVFGLAAILAVSLISTFYPARIAARIAPVVAMQRKE; from the coding sequence ATGGGAGGCAAGGGCTCCTTCGGCCTGCTCCTGCGCCTCGCGCTCCGGAGCCTCTTCGGCCATCGGGTCAAGGTGCTGATCGTCGGCTCGCTCCTGGCCTTCGGCACCTTCCTCCTCGTCTTCGGCACCACGCTCCTCTCGAACATCGAGCGGGCGATGGAGGCGAGCGTCACGGGCAGCCTCACCGGCCAGATCCAGCTCGTCTCCAAAAAGGCGAAAGACGATCTCGCGTTCTACGGCCCCGCCGCCGCCTCCGAGCAGGACGTCGGCGTCATCGAGTCCTTCGCCGAGGTGCGGGACGCGGTTCTCTCGATCCCCAACGTGAAGGCCGTGATCCCGATGGGCCGGCACGTCGCCCAACCCCTCCTCGGCAACGAGCTCGACGAGACCCTCGCCGAGCTCCGAAAGGCCCTGGACGACGGCGACGCGTCGAGGCGGGATCGCCTCGTCCGGAAGCTCCGGCGGACCACCGGACTCCTCCTCGATTCGAACCTCCGCCGGCTGGAGCTCACGGCCCACCCGGAGGACATCCTGGCGGAGAACGCGGACCTCGAGAAGGCCGGCTCGGACGAGCTCTGGGCGAACTTCGCCGCCCATCCCCAGCCCGTGCTCGAGTTCATGGACACCCGGATCGCCAAGCTCGCCGACGAGGGCTGGACCCACTACATCCCCTTCATCGGCACCGACCTCGACGCCTTCGCGAAGAGCTTCGAGTCCTTCGAGCTGGTCGAAGGGGAGAAGGTCCCCACGGGCCACCGCGGCTTCCTCTTCAACAAGACCTTCTTCGAGGACTTCTCCAAGAACAAGGTCGCGCGGATGCTCGACAAGGTCCGCGAGGCACGCGACCTCGACGGCAAGCGGATCGCCACGGATCCGGGCCTCCAGGAGGAGGTGAAGTCGCTCGCGAAGTTCACCCGCTACGTGACCCAGCAGCTCGACGCGGAGGACGCCGCCGCGGTCGAGGCGGAGCTGTCCCGGATCGTGCCGGACGCCACGGGCGATCTCGACGAGAAGGTCGCGGCCCTGCTCGCGGTGGACGACACGAGCTTCGACGCGCGCTACGCCTTCTTCTACGACGTGATCGCTCCGAAGATCCGGCTGTACAAGGTGAAGGTCGGCGACACCTTCACCATGCGCTCCATGACCCGCGCCGGTTATCCGAAGGCGGTGAACGTGAAGGTCTATGGCACCTTTCGCTTCAATGGCCTCGAGCGCTCGACGCTCGCATCTGCCTACTGCCTCATGGACCTGATGTCCTTCCGGGACCTCTTCGGCCTGATGACCGTGGAGAAGCGCGCCGAGCTCGACTCCATCCGCGCCGAGGTCGGCCTCGCCGAGCTCGGGCGGGACGACGCAGAGGACGCCCTCTTCGGCTCCGAAGCCGAGGTGGAGGAGCACGAGTCTGCCGGCGGGATCGATCTCGGCAGCCGGATCGCCGCGACCTCCGGTGCGGCCAACGTGATCGACACCTTCGATCCGGCGGACCTCGACAAGGGGACGGTGCTCCACGCCGCCCTGTTGCTGAAGGATCCGAGCCGGCTCTCTGACACCATCGAGCGGATCGAGGCGGTGGCCGCGAGCCGCGGCCTCGAGGTGAAGCCCCTTCCCTGGCTGAGCGTCACCGGCATCGTCGGACAGCTCATCCTCGTCCTCCGGGCGGTGCTCTACATCACCATCGCGATCATCTTCCTGGTGGCGCTCGTGATCATCAACAACTCGATGGTCATGGCCACGATGGACCGCGTCGCCGAGATCGGCACGATGCGGGCCATCGGCGCGAAGCGGCGGTTCGTGCTGGCGCTCTTCCTCTTCGAGACGCTGATCCTCGGCGCCTTCGCGAGCGGCACGGGCGCCGGGCTCGCCACTGCGCTCACGCTCTTCCTCGGAAAGGTGGGCCTGCCCGCCTCGTCGTCGGACTTCCTGATCTTCCTCTTCGGTGGTCCCGCCCTGTACCCGACGGTGGGCGTGGCGCAGCTCGTGTTCGGCCTCGCCGCCATCCTCGCGGTGAGCCTGATCTCCACCTTCTATCCCGCGCGCATCGCCGCGCGGATCGCGCCCGTCGTGGCGATGCAGCGCAAGGAGTAG
- a CDS encoding ABC transporter ATP-binding protein — MNAIVEIQNVVKEYPLGKLSVRALHGVNLDIGRGEFAAIAAPSGAGKTTLLNLIGCVDTPTSGTVRIDGQSTSELGDSGLTALRLHKLGFIFQSFNLIAVLDLYQNVEFPLLLQGGMSRKERDARVREMVEKVGLTKQLRQRPNELSGGQRQRVAIARALVTRPAIVLADEPTANLDSTTGTNIIELMREINHTEHTTFIFSTHDPKVMDHADRVVKMADGRIVDDGRGAAAGVA, encoded by the coding sequence GTGAACGCCATCGTCGAGATCCAGAACGTCGTCAAGGAGTACCCCCTCGGGAAGCTCTCCGTGCGAGCGCTCCACGGAGTGAACCTCGACATCGGCCGGGGAGAGTTCGCAGCGATCGCCGCGCCCTCCGGCGCCGGGAAGACCACGCTGCTGAACCTGATCGGCTGCGTGGACACGCCGACCAGCGGCACGGTGCGCATCGACGGCCAGTCGACCTCCGAGCTGGGCGACTCGGGGCTCACCGCGCTCCGGCTCCACAAGCTCGGCTTCATCTTCCAGAGCTTCAACCTCATCGCGGTCCTCGACCTCTATCAGAACGTCGAGTTCCCGCTCCTGCTCCAGGGCGGCATGAGCCGCAAGGAGCGCGACGCGCGGGTGCGCGAGATGGTCGAGAAGGTCGGCCTCACCAAGCAGCTCCGGCAGCGGCCCAACGAGCTCTCCGGCGGCCAGCGCCAGCGCGTCGCCATCGCGCGCGCCCTCGTGACCCGGCCCGCGATCGTGCTCGCCGACGAGCCCACCGCCAACCTCGACTCGACCACCGGCACGAACATCATCGAGCTGATGCGCGAGATCAACCACACCGAGCACACCACCTTCATCTTCTCCACCCACGATCCCAAGGTGATGGATCACGCCGATCGCGTGGTGAAGATGGCCGACGGGCGGATCGTCGACGACGGCCGCGGCGCCGCAGCAGGGGTGGCGTGA
- a CDS encoding MarR family winged helix-turn-helix transcriptional regulator translates to MNSDGREQGEPKAWMALVQGLRRYGDEGVAFSEALAGRLGINVTDLRCASLVDQVGPMTAGRLAELTGLTTGAITGVLDRMEKAGFVKRTRDPQDRRQVLVETVAARGEDFDRLLAPFLEATEAYCSAYRDEELERFAQFLDGYRELLRDQAARLRGAGNDRGAIATLSAPLASATSGRLAFVSGASNLKIHADAGKDELYRAQFQGREPTVRCHGGEVRVEYSRFSLFDLRKLGARIALNASIPWALELGGGLARCEADLRDLAVESIRVSGGVHHLSLDLGAPSGAVPIAITGGAVKVTIRRPAGVAVGLRVQGGAAKVALDAMYFGAIGGSSRMESPDYQGAADRYEIEVSGGASGFTVETL, encoded by the coding sequence GTGAACAGCGACGGGCGGGAACAGGGCGAACCGAAGGCCTGGATGGCCTTGGTGCAGGGCTTGCGGCGCTACGGCGACGAAGGCGTGGCGTTCAGCGAGGCCTTGGCGGGCCGTCTGGGAATCAACGTCACGGACCTGAGGTGCGCGAGCCTCGTGGACCAGGTGGGTCCGATGACCGCCGGCCGGCTGGCGGAGCTCACTGGCTTGACCACTGGCGCGATCACCGGCGTGCTCGACCGGATGGAAAAGGCGGGTTTCGTCAAGCGGACGCGGGACCCCCAGGATCGGCGACAGGTGCTGGTGGAGACGGTCGCGGCACGGGGGGAGGATTTCGACCGCCTCCTCGCGCCCTTCCTCGAAGCGACGGAGGCCTATTGCTCGGCCTACCGCGACGAGGAGCTGGAGCGCTTCGCGCAGTTCCTCGACGGATACCGTGAGCTCCTACGGGATCAGGCGGCGCGCCTCCGGGGGGCGGGCAACGACCGAGGCGCGATTGCGACGCTGTCCGCGCCGCTGGCCTCGGCTACCAGTGGGAGGTTGGCGTTCGTCTCGGGCGCGTCGAACCTCAAGATCCACGCGGACGCCGGAAAGGACGAGCTCTACCGCGCGCAGTTCCAGGGGCGCGAGCCCACGGTGCGCTGCCATGGCGGGGAGGTTCGTGTGGAGTACTCGCGCTTCTCGCTCTTCGATCTGCGCAAGCTCGGCGCCCGGATCGCGCTGAACGCGTCGATTCCCTGGGCGCTCGAGCTCGGCGGGGGCCTCGCCCGCTGCGAGGCCGACCTGCGGGACCTGGCCGTCGAGTCGATCCGGGTCTCGGGCGGCGTCCATCACCTGAGCCTGGACCTCGGAGCGCCCTCGGGAGCGGTGCCGATCGCCATCACCGGCGGGGCGGTGAAGGTGACGATCCGGCGCCCCGCAGGCGTCGCCGTCGGCCTCCGCGTCCAGGGCGGCGCCGCCAAGGTCGCCCTCGACGCGATGTACTTCGGCGCGATCGGCGGCTCGTCGCGGATGGAGAGCCCGGACTACCAGGGAGCCGCCGATCGCTACGAGATCGAGGTCTCCGGCGGCGCGAGCGGGTTCACGGTCGAGACTCTCTAG
- a CDS encoding sigma 54-interacting transcriptional regulator encodes MDAFATTFDKLGIVGSRFREDVASQVQAAVLSRRGRDAVRLAGLTGTGKELVSSLVHEVARCELGRDGEIVEINCGNLSDSLFESSLFGHKRGAFTGANADQAGLLEKAKGGTLVLDEVQNLSLDSQGRLLRLIGEREYRPVGSTSLKRTDALIVLVSNLDLVALTRDGRFRRDLLDRAPAKINLLPLWSRREDISELATTFAREAAGDRGWTEFEGPTRRALADLEGALVEHRETSVRRLRELVRDAVFAFEGQDPISLESSAFSKVLRDFYGAGTEDRDAWDRADIEERFDLAIEAQTVARIAELHALPQTTLLKLARVLRELHGSLTGGEKPVPSSYRNLMARTSLATKAALWLLSGARNQSEFRRFFGTNPHEMPPKSVAWQIYHDVFGSLEETSPPGTGEELN; translated from the coding sequence ATGGACGCTTTCGCAACCACTTTCGACAAGCTGGGGATCGTCGGATCGCGCTTCCGCGAGGACGTCGCCTCCCAGGTTCAGGCCGCAGTGCTCTCGCGACGCGGCCGGGACGCGGTCCGCCTCGCCGGCCTCACCGGCACCGGCAAGGAGCTCGTCTCCTCCCTCGTCCACGAGGTCGCCAGGTGCGAGCTCGGCCGCGACGGCGAGATCGTCGAGATCAACTGCGGCAACCTCTCCGACTCGCTCTTCGAGAGCTCCCTCTTCGGCCATAAGCGCGGCGCGTTCACCGGCGCGAACGCCGATCAGGCGGGTCTGCTCGAGAAGGCGAAGGGCGGCACCCTCGTCCTCGACGAGGTGCAGAACCTCTCCCTGGATTCCCAGGGAAGGCTGCTGCGCCTGATCGGCGAGAGGGAGTACCGGCCCGTAGGCTCCACGTCCCTCAAGCGCACCGACGCGCTGATCGTCCTCGTCTCGAACCTGGACCTGGTGGCGCTCACCAGGGACGGCCGCTTCCGCCGCGATCTCCTCGATCGCGCGCCGGCGAAGATCAACCTCCTCCCTCTCTGGTCGCGCCGCGAGGACATCTCCGAGCTGGCCACCACCTTCGCCCGCGAGGCCGCCGGCGACAGGGGCTGGACCGAGTTCGAGGGTCCCACCCGCCGGGCGCTCGCCGATCTCGAGGGCGCCCTCGTAGAGCATCGCGAGACGTCGGTGCGCAGGTTGCGCGAGCTGGTTCGGGACGCCGTCTTCGCCTTCGAAGGCCAGGACCCGATCTCGCTCGAGAGCAGCGCGTTCTCTAAGGTGCTTCGAGATTTCTACGGGGCCGGCACAGAGGACCGGGACGCCTGGGATCGCGCGGACATCGAGGAGCGGTTCGACCTCGCGATCGAGGCCCAGACGGTCGCGCGGATCGCCGAGCTCCACGCCCTGCCCCAGACCACCTTGCTCAAGCTGGCCCGAGTCTTGCGTGAGCTCCATGGGTCGCTCACCGGCGGAGAGAAGCCGGTGCCGTCCAGCTATCGAAACCTCATGGCCCGAACGTCGCTCGCCACGAAGGCTGCGCTCTGGCTGCTCAGCGGGGCGCGGAACCAGAGCGAGTTCCGGCGGTTCTTCGGAACGAACCCCCACGAGATGCCGCCGAAGAGCGTCGCGTGGCAGATCTACCACGACGTCTTCGGCTCCCTCGAGGAGACGTCTCCGCCCGGCACCGGCGAGGAATTGAATTGA
- a CDS encoding polyhydroxyalkanoic acid system family protein, with amino-acid sequence MSMHIDFPTRLPVSEAKARLQRLGEYLQAKHGIGVAWQGDEGTIRGRYLVVAIEGTVSVREGMVTFDGKDPGLLWRSKAKEYLTHKMSKYLDPAVPIDMLPSA; translated from the coding sequence ATGTCCATGCACATCGACTTCCCGACCCGCCTCCCCGTCTCCGAGGCCAAGGCCCGCCTCCAGCGCCTCGGCGAGTACCTCCAAGCCAAGCACGGAATCGGCGTAGCCTGGCAGGGCGACGAAGGGACGATCCGTGGCCGCTACCTGGTGGTCGCGATCGAGGGGACGGTCTCGGTGCGCGAAGGGATGGTCACCTTCGACGGCAAGGATCCGGGCCTCCTCTGGCGGAGCAAGGCCAAGGAGTACCTCACCCACAAGATGAGCAAGTATCTCGATCCGGCCGTACCGATCGACATGCTCCCGAGCGCGTAG
- a CDS encoding outer membrane lipoprotein-sorting protein → MMIRIATLLCVLLVSLPAAALTQAEAQALLKEQDDRQNSVGDYQALAFIERKEKDKNDQVYEAVVYRRDITEKLVILFLRPKEEAGKGYLRVDKNMFFYDPTVGKWERRTERDKIGGTDSRRQDFDRSRLAQDFEAKWVGEEKLGKLTADHLELHARPDADVAFPIMHLWIEKGTGNLLKRQELALSGKLMRTQYFPKWMKVHSPVKKGEVWVPKEQRIFDEVEKGNQTTVVIRSVDLSALDDSYFTKAWLESKSR, encoded by the coding sequence ATGATGATCCGGATCGCGACGCTGCTCTGCGTCCTCCTCGTATCGCTTCCCGCCGCTGCGCTCACCCAGGCCGAGGCCCAGGCGCTCCTCAAGGAGCAGGACGACCGCCAGAACTCGGTGGGCGACTACCAGGCCCTCGCGTTCATCGAGCGCAAGGAGAAGGACAAGAACGACCAGGTATACGAGGCGGTGGTCTACCGGCGGGACATCACCGAGAAGCTGGTGATCCTCTTCCTGCGTCCCAAGGAGGAGGCCGGCAAGGGCTACCTCCGCGTCGACAAGAACATGTTCTTCTACGACCCGACGGTCGGGAAGTGGGAGCGGCGCACCGAGCGCGACAAGATCGGCGGCACGGACTCGCGGCGCCAGGACTTCGACCGCTCCCGCCTGGCCCAGGACTTCGAGGCGAAGTGGGTGGGCGAAGAGAAGCTCGGCAAGCTCACCGCCGATCACCTCGAGCTGCACGCAAGGCCGGACGCCGACGTGGCCTTCCCTATCATGCACCTCTGGATCGAGAAGGGGACGGGCAACCTGCTCAAGCGGCAGGAGCTCGCGCTCTCGGGCAAGCTGATGCGCACCCAGTACTTCCCGAAGTGGATGAAGGTCCACAGCCCGGTGAAGAAGGGCGAGGTCTGGGTGCCGAAGGAGCAGCGAATCTTCGACGAGGTCGAGAAGGGTAACCAGACCACCGTCGTCATCCGGTCCGTGGATCTCTCGGCTCTGGACGACAGCTACTTCACCAAGGCGTGGCTGGAGAGCAAGAGCCGATGA
- a CDS encoding ABC transporter permease: protein MGIYVKIALRNLLQARRRSLLLSVALGMVTTLLVVLLALSQGLTDNMRKTATTLASGHVNVGGFFKLTQGQVAPFIAEGEPVRKIIEENTPGLDFVIDRLGGFGKLISDTGSTVSSFNGIDPAVEQQFLERIQLAPERDYKEGGRNEAFGDRSRIGQPGTILLFAGQAKRLGVGVGDNVTITTETTRGAMNSAEFTVVAIARDMGMMSSWYTFVSKDAVRHLYRMKEESTGGFFVYLKDIGQADATMAHLRKVFEEKGYSILDHESKPSFMRFESLVAESWTGQRLNISTWEDEGAFLKWTIAGFNAVSIFLIGVLMLIIVVGIMNTMWMSVRERTSEVGTLRAIGMRRRRVLTLFVTEAILLGLAATAAGSLFGGAISGLLDAAALPIPSDAARMIMLSDTLHLAVEPAQLVKAIALFTLVTGFSALWPASRAARMRPVNAIHHVG, encoded by the coding sequence ATGGGCATCTACGTGAAGATCGCGCTCCGCAACCTGCTCCAGGCCCGGCGGCGCAGCCTGCTGCTCTCCGTGGCCCTTGGAATGGTGACCACGCTCCTCGTGGTGCTCCTCGCGCTCTCGCAGGGGCTCACGGACAACATGCGCAAGACGGCGACCACCCTGGCGTCGGGCCACGTGAACGTCGGCGGCTTCTTCAAGCTCACCCAGGGTCAGGTGGCGCCGTTCATCGCCGAAGGCGAGCCGGTGAGGAAGATCATCGAGGAAAACACGCCGGGCCTCGACTTCGTGATCGATCGCCTGGGCGGCTTCGGCAAGCTGATCAGCGACACCGGCTCGACGGTCTCCTCGTTCAACGGCATCGACCCCGCCGTGGAGCAGCAGTTCCTCGAGCGGATCCAGCTCGCCCCCGAGCGCGACTACAAGGAGGGCGGGCGCAACGAGGCCTTCGGCGATCGCTCGCGGATCGGGCAGCCCGGCACGATCCTCCTCTTCGCCGGCCAGGCGAAGCGGCTGGGAGTGGGCGTCGGCGACAACGTCACCATCACCACGGAGACCACCCGCGGCGCGATGAACTCGGCCGAGTTCACGGTGGTGGCGATCGCCCGCGACATGGGGATGATGAGCAGCTGGTACACCTTCGTGTCCAAGGACGCCGTCCGCCACCTCTACCGGATGAAGGAGGAATCCACCGGCGGGTTCTTCGTGTACCTGAAGGACATCGGGCAGGCCGACGCGACGATGGCGCATCTGCGGAAGGTCTTCGAGGAGAAGGGGTACAGCATCCTCGACCACGAGTCGAAGCCGTCGTTCATGCGCTTCGAGTCGCTGGTCGCCGAGTCCTGGACCGGCCAGCGCCTGAACATCTCCACCTGGGAGGACGAGGGCGCCTTCCTCAAGTGGACCATCGCAGGCTTCAACGCCGTCTCGATCTTCCTGATCGGCGTCCTGATGCTGATCATCGTCGTCGGCATCATGAACACGATGTGGATGTCGGTGCGCGAGCGGACCTCCGAGGTCGGGACGCTCCGCGCGATCGGCATGAGGCGGCGGCGGGTGCTCACGCTCTTCGTGACCGAGGCGATCCTGCTGGGCCTCGCCGCCACCGCGGCCGGGAGCCTCTTCGGCGGCGCCATCTCGGGCCTCCTCGACGCCGCGGCGCTGCCGATTCCCTCCGACGCCGCCCGCATGATCATGCTGAGCGACACGCTCCACCTCGCCGTGGAGCCCGCGCAGCTCGTGAAGGCTATCGCCCTCTTCACCCTCGTCACCGGCTTCTCGGCCCTCTGGCCGGCGTCCCGCGCCGCGCGGATGCGGCCGGTGAACGCCATCCACCACGTCGGTTGA